Part of the Shewanella eurypsychrophilus genome is shown below.
TTAGTTATTTAACGTCATTATACTCGGTGTTAAACGAAGGAGGCTGGATTGCCTTACTCGATGTGTCCTGCTTTATCTCAGGCAATTTGGCCAAAGACAGTAAGTATTACACCAGAGTGCTGTCGTTCGAACAGGCGTCATATCGCTCTGGCCTATATGATTTTGACTTCGGCGGTAAGATGCAAGCTATGTTGCAACAGGCAGGCTTTGATATCGTTCATGTTAATGAAGATGTCTTCGACCCTGAGCTTAACTTCTCTGGCGTGGCGCTAGTCGAGGTTATCGAGGGCTGGACTGCTAGGCTTGGCAGAATGAAAAAGCTAAGGGATCTTTTAGATGAAGAGTACACCGAATTTTGTGATGAATTCCTCGCTAACCTTAGTGCTAATACTCACGATAAACGCGGCAATGTCAGGTTTGTTGTGGCTAAAAAGTAAAATAGACCTCACCATCAATCATCAATCTTGATTTAAGTTTGAGGGGCTGCAATAACTGTTATGCCAAGCTCAATGAGCTAAAACAGGCTTGAAAGTTAGGCAGGTATCTGGGTGGTCATCCTCTCGCGGAACTGAAAATATGAATCGAATTTTAATACTCGTTATCGTCACTTATGTTGGACTCGGAGTCATGCTCTACTTGATGCAGCGCAGCTTTATCTACTTTCCAACACAAGCGGTGGCACATAAGTTCGATGAGGTGACTTTTGAAAATGAGGGTGTATCGACAACAAGTATCTTATTAAATAAGGGTCAGGATAAGGCGATTATTTATTTTGGTGGTAATGCGGAAAATGTCGCTTTTACAGCCCCTGAATTTGAACAAGCCTTTGAACCAGCATTAGAACCAGAGTCGTCGCCTTATTCGATATATCTGGTCAATTATCGAGGCTATGGCGGCAATGAGGGCGCACCTAGCGAAGCGGCATTACTGTCAGATGCTTTGGCTATATATGACAATTTGATATCGACCCATGAGAGTGTATTCGTGATAGGGAGAAGCTTAGGCAGCGGTGTCGCATCTTATATCGCATCGGAGCGTCCGCTGAAGAAGTTAGTCTTGGTGACCCCATTTGACAGCATTCAGAGTATTGCCCAAAAGCAATTTCCGTTTTACCCCATGTCCATACTACTCAAAGACAAGTTCAATTCGGTAGAGCGCGCAGGGAACATCTATTCTGACACGCTAATCTTAGGGGCTGAGAATGACAAGATAGTTCGCCGGATACACACAGACAAGCTTATACAATCATTGGTTAACCGCGCTCCTAAGGTCATTTTCATCGAAGGTGCCGGCCACAATGACATTTCCCAATATTCTACATATTATCAGTCAATATCAGCATTTTTTTATTCTCATTAATGAGCTATAGCGGCTTCATTATTAAGTTTGCTGTTTAGTCACGTCTATGGAAAGGACACACATGTTATTTGAACCATCCCGTCACGAATTGCTTACCGAAAGTCTATGGGATCAAGATCGTGTTCAGTTAGAAATTACATCAATAATTGATGATGTTGAACAGTCAATTTTACCTAATGCCAGCTGGCCAACGCATCCCCTCGACGCCGAGAGTTATTCTAATTCCGGACCTAAGTGGTCTGCCTACGCAGGCGCGGCGGGATGTATTCACGGCCTGCGGATCCTGAAATGCTACGGTTATCAGGTTAATGACTTGTCTCACTTACTGGCTGAAGTTCATCGAGCCTTCCTCAAAGCCCCTGATGTGTCAGTTGAGCCAGGTTTACAACTGGGGGAGATCGGCATACTCATGCCTGCAGTCTTAGCTCAGCCAGATAATCGAGAGTTATCAGACAAGCTGTTATTGTGCATGGAAGCTACGCTAGATCTGCCCCTGTATGAGATAACATCTGGGCAGAGTGGCATGATGCACGCCGCTCTAGCGCTTTATCGTAAAACCGGCAAAGTTCGCTGGAAAGATGTATATGTCAAAGGCGCCAAATCTCTGATGGATAATTGGAGACAAGATTCAGAAACCCGAGAATGGCTTTGGGAGAGTCAGGTCTTCGGTCCTAAAAGACATTATTACGGTGCCTGTCATGGCATCACAGGTAATGCCAAT
Proteins encoded:
- a CDS encoding class I SAM-dependent methyltransferase, giving the protein MNLFQEYEKQQEWREWERFIEFIPLTANDTIVDLGCSVGDVSRMFSRQVKHVVGVDINDEFITFCDSRKTTNETFVLSDFLSLDYLEIQRSFGEVNGIWASYSLSYLSDPISYLTSLYSVLNEGGWIALLDVSCFISGNLAKDSKYYTRVLSFEQASYRSGLYDFDFGGKMQAMLQQAGFDIVHVNEDVFDPELNFSGVALVEVIEGWTARLGRMKKLRDLLDEEYTEFCDEFLANLSANTHDKRGNVRFVVAKK
- a CDS encoding alpha/beta hydrolase, producing the protein MNRILILVIVTYVGLGVMLYLMQRSFIYFPTQAVAHKFDEVTFENEGVSTTSILLNKGQDKAIIYFGGNAENVAFTAPEFEQAFEPALEPESSPYSIYLVNYRGYGGNEGAPSEAALLSDALAIYDNLISTHESVFVIGRSLGSGVASYIASERPLKKLVLVTPFDSIQSIAQKQFPFYPMSILLKDKFNSVERAGNIYSDTLILGAENDKIVRRIHTDKLIQSLVNRAPKVIFIEGAGHNDISQYSTYYQSISAFFYSH
- a CDS encoding lanthionine synthetase C family protein; this translates as MLFEPSRHELLTESLWDQDRVQLEITSIIDDVEQSILPNASWPTHPLDAESYSNSGPKWSAYAGAAGCIHGLRILKCYGYQVNDLSHLLAEVHRAFLKAPDVSVEPGLQLGEIGILMPAVLAQPDNRELSDKLLLCMEATLDLPLYEITSGQSGMMHAALALYRKTGKVRWKDVYVKGAKSLMDNWRQDSETREWLWESQVFGPKRHYYGACHGITGNANILLQGVDLLANDLTELIVERTASTLTISAKREAELANWILCSKPNIEKLLVQWCHGAAGIVTAMARTPQIDSFHAKQIDELLAQTGELVWQAGPLVKGANICHGTSGNGYAFLYLYLRWGDQIWLDKARKFAMHAIEQCQAARSQYGQGRYTLWTGDAGLAIYLYHCMHPKEAAIPGLDLF